Below is a genomic region from Drosophila albomicans strain 15112-1751.03 chromosome 2R, ASM965048v2, whole genome shotgun sequence.
GCTCCAGTGCGTATTTCATCTAAAAGAAACAAGGTTTAATAAGGAGATTTCGAAGAAGAAACTCCGCACCTATGACTGTTGGTTCCGTGTCGATCATAACGAGTCGCGGCTGAACGCAGGGATCTCGGCCGCTGAACTCGAAGAACGTGAGAAAGGAGTCATCGCAGGGCTTGGACATGAGGCGTCCATTCGACATGATGCCATGTTCCAGGCAATACAGTTCCCAGCAGGCATTGGCTATCTGAACGCCCGCCTGGCCGATGTGTATCTGGATTATTTCGCCCCGGCTGCCCATGTAATGCCGGTGTTGTCACCTCTCTCTGACCTCTCCACATGCGTCCTATTTTCTTTGAATTTAGTGCAAAACATACGAAATTAAAAAGCCCATTCGAATAaattttaggtttttttttttggattgatcttttaaataatttcatttacatagAATTTCAATGACAAGCTAAACAATAGTTTGTatgctttatatatttatgatatatgccatcattatatatagtataaataggttttttatatagcatataagtagatattttcttttagttaaGTACGCACAATACAATTTTACATAACATTCATTATTGTCCGCGCGCGGATTagtcagttttttttttttgttcaaagCGTTAAGTACATTTTTCTTAAAGatatgattatttatatagtatgttttatatatagtttggTAATTTCCGTGCTCAAGTGCAATAAGAAGCTATATAGGTAGTTGGTTAGGAGGTGGTCCAATAACTTAGCTAGCTTTTTAATGGAATGTacgaaaacaaaatagtttggtataaaaacaaagagagaacTTCGGAATACCGaagttaaaatatacttcTTGCAGTTGGTTAAATGGGAATAGCAATTATAATTAGATTAGTGGAATGttaatgtagtatattttttttagttgtaaGCTTAAATTTGAAAACGTTTAGTGATAGAATGTCGAACTAAAGCCATTCTTAAATAAAACGTGATTGTCATACATTGgataatttttaaaacaatttgaaaatttctaGCTAcgttataaataatttacaaaacaGGCTcctaaatacattttcatcATCAATACAATACACATTTGTCGGCTGTGGAACAACTGTCGAATGGAATACAGTAAAGCTTCCCTCTACATTTTGGAAtgatattcatttatattgcCTAAAAATATTTGATCTTTAAAGTGCagttcgtttttgttttgtttaacattAATACTTTGGTTTTAGGGAAGTTTCACAGTAGATTAAAGTCGAAATACGATGAAATAATGTTCTTTATGTGCAACAAAAGTTGTTTTAGTTTTGGTTTGCGGTTAGACAGTTTTTTCGAAAGCGCCCAAAGTTTTGGGAGCGAGACTAGAAAATTTGATACACTTGAAATTGTGgaaagtagcagcagcagcagaggagaTGACTGGCAAACATCTTCGATCTAAAGTAACGACTGCTCGAGAAGAATGCGCTCGAATCCTGAAGGCGGACCATGCGAAAAGTTGTCCAAAATAATGTCCAGAATAGCGCCATTGCCAACTGTGAAtaggaaaataatataaatggaAATGTGATGGAATACTGTATTGCACTTACCATAAATGACTGGAAAGAGCGCAGGACCGCGCACATTGCGGAAAGGCACCTCCAGGTTCTTGCCATTGAAGTAGAAATTTAGCTCGACATGGTCGAAGGCTACGCCTACAATATCGCCCTCGTCGGGAAAGTCACGTTGTGGTGCCTTGATAAGCTCCTCGACCGTTGTCAATTCACTGTTCCCGGTGGTCATCACAAGATCCTCCTGTAGATCCTCGATGGCAATGAGaccagcggcagcagcggcgctATTATTCAGAATTccatttgttgtggttgtcaCCGACTTGCTGGAGCTGAGCGTAGGCTGTGTGCAGTTGGCAACGACAGGACCGAACTCTTCGTCATTGTGTCGTGTGGCATTGTCGGAGCACAGACACCATGATTCTCGATCACCGCCGCCCCACTTGCGTCCCAGATCCGCTTGTCGTGTGGCCAAACCAATGGACCAGCTGCCGCTCTGCTGTATCTTCACCTCGAAGTAGGACTTGGACTGCACCAGGGGTGCAGTGGCCAGCACACCCCCTGTGCCTGTGACACGCAATTGGTGCGACAGCAAAATGACGTCGGCGCCTGTTGTGTTGAAGTGTTTAATCAACTATGTCCATGATTGCAACACGAAGATAAAGAGGCACTTACCCATATGCGCCGCATCGAGATGAACGTCGGGCTCGCGGTGTCGATGTGCGGCCGCTGTTGGTTTTCGCAATTGGCCGCCATTGAGGCAGGTGCGCAGGCAACAGAACATGCCACAAACTGTCGCAATTACGTGTGATTGAAACTGTTTTATGTGTCAGCTTGAAAAtatctgtttttgttttgtgtcttGCTTTATTTTGTGCAGGCTGAACTTTGTATTTTCAGTTGTATtaatttttggtttgttgtACTTTTACTTTCTGTTCTTTTCGCTTGGTTTATCAACAGCTGTTTTGCGTTTGCTCTGTATTGCAACCCTGGCAG
It encodes:
- the LOC117574527 gene encoding SPRY domain-containing protein 7; translation: MFCCLRTCLNGGQLRKPTAAAHRHREPDVHLDAAHMGADVILLSHQLRVTGTGGVLATAPLVQSKSYFEVKIQQSGSWSIGLATRQADLGRKWGGGDRESWCLCSDNATRHNDEEFGPVVANCTQPTLSSSKSVTTTTNGILNNSAAAAAGLIAIEDLQEDLVMTTGNSELTTVEELIKAPQRDFPDEGDIVGVAFDHVELNFYFNGKNLEVPFRNVRGPALFPVIYVGNGAILDIILDNFSHGPPSGFERILLEQSLL